In one window of Desulfitibacter sp. BRH_c19 DNA:
- a CDS encoding Lon protease → MYSYGAGLGSVLGFVQIFFAIVIGLYFWNLLKNQQGNKVAVEKESKKELEKLQKMRRVTLSLPLSEKTRPTCFTEIIGQEEGLKALKAALCGPNPQHVIIYGPPGIGKTAAARLVLEEAKKSPDSPFKSEAKFIEIDGATARFDERGIADPLIGSVHDPIYQGAGAMGMAGIPQPKQGAVTKAHGGMLFIDEIGELHSIQINKLLKVLEDRRVILESAYYSSEDNSIPSHIHDIFQNGLPADFRMVGATTRLPNEIPPAIRSRCMEVFFRPLLSCEIEEIAWNGAKKIGFEIEQSAVKVVARYGTNGRDAVNIIQIAAGLALGEGRKNILCSDVEWVVNSGQYSPRPEKKIHSSPQIGLVNGLAVCGPSVGMLLELEVSVLKAEKGQGKVVVTGVVEEEEMGSQDGKRLRRKSMAKDSVENVLTVLKRNFNLDPYNYNIHVNFPGGVPIDGPSAGVTIATAVYSAIKEIVVDNKVAMTGEVSIRGFVKPVGGIVAKVEAARHGGAKTVIIPKDNWQEMFSLLDDIEVKPVETLEEVLSIAILQENIESCQGVLSNVEVLTASQI, encoded by the coding sequence ATGTATTCATATGGTGCTGGACTGGGAAGTGTATTAGGTTTTGTTCAAATATTTTTTGCTATTGTTATAGGACTATATTTTTGGAATCTACTAAAAAATCAGCAGGGTAATAAAGTAGCAGTTGAAAAAGAATCAAAGAAAGAGTTAGAAAAGCTTCAAAAAATGCGCAGAGTTACCTTAAGTCTCCCTCTATCTGAAAAAACTCGCCCCACCTGTTTTACCGAAATTATAGGACAGGAGGAAGGTTTAAAGGCTCTAAAAGCGGCTCTTTGTGGACCCAATCCACAACACGTAATTATCTATGGGCCTCCTGGAATTGGTAAAACTGCTGCTGCTAGGCTAGTACTAGAAGAGGCAAAAAAATCTCCTGATTCACCTTTTAAAAGTGAGGCAAAGTTTATAGAGATTGATGGGGCTACTGCTAGGTTTGACGAAAGAGGAATAGCAGATCCCCTGATAGGTTCAGTCCATGACCCAATATATCAGGGAGCAGGTGCTATGGGTATGGCAGGGATTCCTCAGCCTAAACAAGGAGCAGTAACTAAGGCACATGGAGGAATGCTTTTTATTGATGAAATAGGAGAATTGCACTCTATTCAGATAAACAAGCTACTGAAGGTGTTAGAAGATAGGAGAGTTATTTTAGAAAGTGCATACTATAGCTCTGAAGATAATAGTATCCCAAGTCATATCCATGATATATTTCAAAATGGTCTACCAGCAGATTTTCGCATGGTGGGCGCTACCACACGTCTACCAAATGAAATTCCCCCGGCAATTAGATCTAGATGTATGGAGGTGTTTTTCAGGCCATTGCTCAGCTGTGAAATTGAAGAAATAGCATGGAATGGCGCAAAAAAAATTGGTTTTGAAATAGAACAGAGTGCAGTAAAGGTGGTTGCTAGATATGGCACAAATGGACGAGATGCCGTAAATATTATCCAAATAGCAGCAGGCCTGGCCCTAGGAGAGGGTAGAAAAAACATCTTATGTTCAGATGTGGAATGGGTAGTTAATAGTGGTCAGTATTCTCCTAGACCTGAAAAAAAAATTCATTCCAGTCCCCAGATTGGGCTTGTCAATGGTTTGGCAGTTTGTGGTCCAAGCGTTGGAATGTTGCTAGAACTTGAGGTAAGTGTCTTAAAGGCAGAAAAGGGTCAGGGTAAAGTTGTTGTTACAGGAGTAGTTGAAGAGGAGGAAATGGGATCTCAGGATGGAAAACGACTTCGCAGAAAGAGTATGGCGAAAGATTCTGTAGAAAATGTTTTAACAGTTCTCAAAAGAAACTTTAATTTAGATCCATACAACTATAATATACATGTAAATTTTCCTGGAGGTGTCCCAATAGATGGACCATCAGCTGGTGTAACAATTGCAACAGCAGTTTACTCAGCTATCAAGGAGATTGTTGTGGATAACAAAGTTGCAATGACAGGTGAAGTGTCTATAAGGGGATTTGTAAAGCCTGTCGGTGGCATAGTAGCCAAGGTTGAAGCTGCGCGCCATGGAGGTGCTAAAACAGTCATTATACCAAAAGATAACTGGCAAGAAATGTTTAGCCTTCTTGATGATATAGAGGTAAAACCTGTAGAAACTCTTGAAGAAGTATTATCAATAGCGATTCTCCAAGAAAATATTGAAAGTTGTCAAGGTGTTTTGTCAAATGTAGAAGTACTTACAGCTTCGCAGATTTAA